The following are from one region of the Clostridiales bacterium genome:
- a CDS encoding sodium-translocating pyrophosphatase translates to MVVFSKSPNSYNKGETDLDLKIIFFIIAGLGVSLLAFVFVFWLYMWIKKQPSDNPKIAEMGKYIRQGAMTFLKKEYIILAKFAGVVSLFIFVFLPKPIWQGNLAQTIGDHIGVVAAYILGNVFSCLAGYIGIAIATVANIKTAEAAKQGIKPSFLCGFRGGAVMGLAVVGASLLGIGLAYLVFMATDNSLLMLGFSFGASSLALFAKAGGGIFTKTADISADLVGKVELGIPEDDPRNPAVIADNVGDNVGDVAGMGADLFDSNVASMTAALVMGASLGVAKNIMMIFAFASIGLLSSLIGIFLARMGKKDDPTFALNTSTYITTGLFLALSAAATAIFKFDWRIWGASVLGLLVGVVIGIVTDYFTNDTKRPVQNVAKASASGPAFTILSGVSYGFLSVLPAMIGIAISALGAYYLCAPLGEGYGMFGISMSAVGMLSIVGMIISNDAYGPIVDNARGLAEMGGLGDEVLERADSLDSAGNTVKAITKGFAIGAAGLTVIALLGAFISEVNEAAEALGLAKISGFDITNPLVFFGLIIGAAVPAVFSAMQILGVDRNAQRMVKEIHRQFDEIPGLKEGKEGVIPEYDKCIVIATHGAIRELIPAGLFAIIITLVVGFVGGVQAMGGFLTGNIVSGLLLALFMSNSGGLWDNSKKYIEAGNIGGKGSEAHKAAVVGDTVGDPFKDTAGPSINTQITVVSLVASLMGALFLAYNVINLI, encoded by the coding sequence TTTCATTATCGCAGGACTTGGAGTTTCCTTGCTTGCGTTTGTTTTTGTTTTCTGGCTTTATATGTGGATAAAGAAACAGCCATCCGATAATCCCAAGATAGCTGAAATGGGCAAATACATTAGACAAGGCGCGATGACATTCTTAAAAAAAGAATACATCATTCTCGCCAAATTCGCCGGCGTAGTGTCGCTGTTTATTTTTGTGTTTTTGCCCAAACCTATCTGGCAAGGCAATCTAGCGCAAACCATAGGCGACCATATCGGCGTGGTGGCGGCGTATATTTTGGGTAATGTTTTTAGTTGCCTCGCCGGCTATATCGGCATAGCCATTGCCACAGTCGCCAATATTAAGACGGCCGAAGCCGCAAAACAAGGCATCAAACCCAGCTTTTTGTGCGGATTCCGCGGCGGCGCGGTTATGGGACTTGCCGTGGTGGGCGCGAGTCTTTTGGGAATAGGTCTGGCTTATCTTGTATTTATGGCGACGGACAATTCGTTATTGATGTTGGGCTTTAGCTTTGGCGCGTCCAGCCTAGCTTTGTTTGCAAAGGCGGGCGGCGGTATCTTTACCAAGACTGCGGATATTAGCGCGGACTTGGTCGGGAAAGTGGAGCTTGGCATACCCGAAGACGACCCCCGCAACCCCGCTGTTATCGCCGATAACGTGGGCGACAATGTGGGCGATGTCGCGGGCATGGGGGCAGATTTGTTTGACTCCAATGTGGCGTCAATGACGGCGGCTTTGGTCATGGGCGCGAGCCTAGGCGTAGCCAAAAATATTATGATGATATTCGCTTTTGCGTCAATCGGGCTTTTGTCCTCGTTGATTGGAATATTCCTAGCGCGCATGGGCAAAAAAGACGACCCGACTTTTGCGCTTAACACAAGCACCTATATAACCACGGGATTGTTTTTAGCGTTGTCCGCGGCGGCGACAGCCATATTCAAATTTGATTGGCGGATATGGGGAGCGTCCGTATTGGGTCTTTTGGTAGGCGTGGTTATAGGCATTGTCACCGATTACTTTACCAATGATACCAAGCGTCCCGTCCAAAATGTCGCCAAAGCATCGGCAAGCGGACCGGCGTTTACAATCTTGTCGGGCGTAAGCTATGGGTTTTTGAGCGTGTTGCCCGCTATGATAGGAATAGCAATATCGGCATTGGGCGCATATTACTTGTGCGCGCCCTTGGGCGAAGGTTATGGAATGTTTGGTATCTCAATGTCGGCGGTAGGCATGCTTTCAATAGTCGGAATGATTATAAGCAACGACGCTTACGGCCCTATCGTTGACAACGCGCGCGGGCTTGCCGAAATGGGCGGTCTTGGCGACGAGGTTTTGGAAAGAGCGGATAGCCTAGACTCCGCAGGAAACACGGTCAAGGCCATCACAAAAGGCTTTGCCATAGGCGCGGCGGGTCTTACCGTTATCGCGCTTTTGGGCGCGTTTATCAGCGAAGTAAACGAAGCCGCCGAAGCTTTGGGACTGGCCAAAATAAGCGGTTTTGATATAACCAATCCTTTGGTCTTCTTTGGACTTATTATAGGCGCAGCCGTTCCCGCGGTGTTCAGCGCTATGCAAATTTTGGGCGTGGACCGCAACGCGCAAAGAATGGTAAAAGAAATCCACAGACAGTTTGACGAAATCCCCGGCCTTAAAGAGGGCAAAGAGGGCGTAATCCCCGAATACGACAAATGCATCGTTATCGCCACCCACGGCGCTATAAGGGAGCTTATCCCCGCGGGATTGTTCGCCATAATTATTACTTTGGTGGTAGGCTTTGTGGGCGGCGTTCAGGCTATGGGCGGATTTTTGACCGGAAACATTGTAAGCGGATTATTGCTTGCCTTGTTTATGTCCAATAGCGGCGGGCTTTGGGACAACAGCAAAAAGTATATAGAAGCCGGCAACATCGGCGGCAAGGGCAGCGAGGCGCACAAGGCCGCTGTGGTAGGCGATACCGTGGGCGATCCTTTCAAGGATACGGCGGGACCGAGCATTAATACCCAAATCACCGTCGTAAGCTTGGTGGCGTCGCTTATGGGCGCGCTGTTCTTGGCGTATAATGTCATAAATCTTATTTAA
- a CDS encoding DUF4926 domain-containing protein, whose protein sequence is MFKLLDIVRLKEDDLEAGVKKTYTGTIVDVLGNGEAFTVEFIDENGDMIEKAIMKEYTADQLILVESYNE, encoded by the coding sequence ATGTTCAAATTATTAGATATTGTGAGATTGAAAGAAGATGATCTTGAAGCGGGCGTGAAAAAAACATATACTGGAACTATCGTTGACGTTTTAGGAAACGGCGAAGCATTTACTGTTGAATTTATTGATGAAAATGGCGATATGATAGAAAAAGCTATAATGAAGGAATATACAGCTGATCAATTGATTTTAGTTGAATCTTATAATGAATAA
- a CDS encoding ferrous iron transport protein A: protein MTLYDLKIGESAEIVRVSGASAKKLGELGYTPKTKIKVLNISLFDGRLILIRDCVVGLRSSLAKDIEVRLLKDKEPPI, encoded by the coding sequence ATGACTTTGTATGATTTAAAAATAGGCGAGAGCGCCGAGATCGTGCGAGTGTCGGGCGCGAGCGCCAAAAAACTTGGGGAGCTAGGCTATACCCCAAAAACCAAAATAAAAGTCCTTAATATCAGCCTGTTTGACGGCAGATTAATTTTGATAAGGGATTGCGTAGTCGGGCTTAGAAGCTCGTTGGCTAAGGACATAGAAGTAAGATTGCTAAAAGACAAGGAGCCGCCAATTTGA
- a CDS encoding ferrous iron transporter B, whose protein sequence is MNIIKALMIGNANTGKTTLFNELTKSNLHTGNWYGVTVAGEKKAFRFKGYEIILEDLPGIYSLKLAGAEEKITLNRLKRGGYDLVLNICEVKALARNLYLSLQLKALGVNMVVVVNMADEQKDFEIDFDLLSKTLQVPVVSISAKKRINLDVLCEQIIKSYKTSTQKPIQDIEKKLQDLNAPQAYSYIDNLMRSVKKQKTTKNDLSKADKIILNKFLCLPIFALIMGAVFFVTFELAGSRFSDILGQWITKLESVISTGLKKAGVSVGFNKLVSEAILGGAGSVIEFLPQITLLFFCLAILEDSGYMARAAYVLDGALQKIGLNGRAAYTLLMGFGCSATAVFTAKSIEQPSVRLKTVMITPFISCSARMPVFLAISGAFFSKFSYLIVTGLYLGGIIAACVWALILNKFLKIDIKENDFFIELPPYWLPSFKRALKLALQEIKNFFIRVCTVLFLVNIVVWILGSFDWRLKYVGLAGDSILKSVSQILLPLFLPIGVTKWQAVSALICGLVAKETVVSAIATLGGISQILPTWTQALPFLTFVLLYSPCVATIAAIRKELGKKWALISFLMHLVCAYLMSMIVFGVILIANISLNIIIILAVLLIAYLIIKTAFKFEMDKKRN, encoded by the coding sequence TTGAATATTATTAAGGCCCTTATGATCGGCAACGCCAATACCGGCAAGACTACCTTATTTAACGAACTGACCAAGAGCAATCTACATACGGGCAATTGGTATGGCGTCACGGTTGCGGGCGAAAAAAAAGCCTTTAGGTTTAAGGGCTATGAAATAATATTGGAAGACTTGCCGGGCATATATTCTTTAAAGCTTGCGGGCGCGGAAGAAAAAATAACTCTAAACAGGCTAAAGCGCGGCGGTTATGATTTGGTCCTTAACATATGCGAAGTCAAGGCGCTTGCCCGCAACCTTTACCTTTCGTTGCAGCTAAAAGCGCTTGGCGTCAATATGGTTGTGGTTGTCAATATGGCGGACGAGCAAAAAGATTTTGAGATAGATTTTGATTTATTGTCTAAAACGCTGCAAGTCCCCGTAGTGTCCATAAGCGCCAAAAAAAGAATTAACCTGGATGTTTTATGCGAGCAGATAATAAAGAGCTATAAAACTTCAACCCAAAAACCTATCCAAGATATTGAAAAAAAACTACAAGACTTAAACGCCCCCCAAGCGTATTCGTATATAGACAACCTTATGCGAAGCGTCAAAAAACAAAAGACAACCAAAAATGACTTATCCAAAGCCGATAAAATTATCCTCAATAAATTCTTGTGCCTGCCTATTTTCGCGCTTATTATGGGCGCGGTGTTTTTTGTTACATTTGAGCTTGCGGGCAGCCGCTTTTCGGATATTTTGGGACAGTGGATAACCAAGCTGGAAAGCGTTATTTCCACGGGGCTCAAAAAAGCGGGCGTTAGCGTAGGCTTTAACAAACTTGTAAGCGAAGCGATTTTGGGCGGGGCGGGGAGCGTTATTGAGTTTTTGCCGCAAATCACGCTTTTGTTTTTTTGTCTGGCGATATTGGAAGACAGCGGTTATATGGCAAGGGCGGCCTATGTCTTGGACGGGGCTTTGCAAAAGATAGGCCTAAACGGCAGAGCCGCGTATACATTGCTAATGGGCTTCGGGTGTTCGGCTACGGCGGTTTTTACGGCCAAGAGCATAGAGCAGCCAAGCGTAAGGCTAAAAACCGTTATGATAACGCCCTTTATATCGTGCAGCGCGCGCATGCCGGTATTTTTGGCGATTTCGGGCGCGTTTTTTTCCAAATTCAGCTATTTGATTGTGACGGGATTATATTTGGGTGGAATAATAGCCGCTTGCGTATGGGCGCTGATACTAAACAAATTCTTAAAAATTGACATCAAGGAAAACGACTTTTTTATTGAATTGCCGCCATATTGGTTGCCGTCTTTTAAAAGAGCGCTAAAGCTCGCGCTCCAAGAGATAAAAAACTTCTTTATCCGCGTCTGCACGGTCTTGTTTTTGGTCAATATTGTCGTATGGATTTTGGGAAGCTTTGATTGGCGCTTAAAATATGTGGGCTTGGCGGGCGACAGCATCCTAAAAAGCGTATCCCAAATTTTGCTGCCTTTGTTTTTGCCCATAGGCGTTACCAAATGGCAGGCGGTAAGCGCGCTTATCTGCGGTTTGGTCGCCAAAGAGACCGTAGTTTCCGCTATAGCCACTTTGGGCGGCATTTCCCAAATTTTGCCGACTTGGACTCAAGCCTTGCCGTTTTTGACGTTTGTTTTGCTTTACAGCCCTTGCGTCGCGACGATAGCGGCGATACGCAAAGAACTGGGCAAAAAATGGGCCTTGATATCTTTTCTGATGCATCTTGTTTGCGCTTATTTGATGTCAATGATAGTTTTTGGCGTTATCCTGATAGCCAATATTTCTTTGAATATAATAATTATTTTGGCGGTTTTGTTAATCGCTTATTTGATTATAAAAACAGCTTTTAAGTTTGAGATGGATAAAAAAAGAAATTAA
- a CDS encoding heavy-metal-associated domain-containing protein — MKKSDFILIGLACDNCIAQVTKAIKKLKGIKSYKITLESMMLEYDQNKVSEQDIISAVQSLGYNARPNNQ, encoded by the coding sequence ATGAAAAAATCCGATTTTATATTAATCGGTTTGGCGTGCGACAATTGCATAGCGCAAGTTACCAAGGCAATCAAAAAATTAAAAGGAATCAAGTCCTATAAAATAACCTTAGAATCCATGATGTTAGAATATGACCAAAACAAAGTATCCGAACAGGATATAATAAGCGCGGTTCAATCGTTGGGATATAACGCAAGACCAAATAACCAGTAA